In Capillimicrobium parvum, a genomic segment contains:
- a CDS encoding DUF559 domain-containing protein yields the protein MSGGASSRARRPDVPIGRHLEIERRVAALATRQHGVVTRRQLVELGLGVAAIDHRVRSGRLISLHRAVYAPGHGALRPEGHLLAAVLACGPGAVLSHASAALWWGLRDSRARVVDVTVASDAGRRRRRGTLRIHRRAALRPEEVTTHRDIPITTPARTLLDLASVTDRRPMERAMDEAEVLGLFDRHALEAVLAAHPSAPGARLFAAVLAGHAAGSTLTRTDLEELFLAFCDERGLDRPVVNGIMAGLELDFFWPAQRLGVEVDGYAFHRTRSAFERDRERDAILTAAGVRVLRFTDRQIKTRPAEVLRAIATARDEQAILSRTRRQAP from the coding sequence ATGTCCGGGGGGGCGAGTTCCCGGGCCCGGCGCCCTGACGTCCCCATAGGACGTCACCTCGAAATCGAGCGCCGCGTCGCCGCGCTCGCCACACGCCAGCACGGCGTGGTCACCCGCCGCCAGCTGGTCGAGCTCGGACTCGGCGTGGCGGCGATCGACCACCGCGTCCGCAGCGGGCGGCTCATCTCCCTGCACCGGGCGGTCTACGCGCCCGGGCATGGGGCGCTGCGGCCGGAGGGCCATCTGCTCGCGGCCGTCCTGGCATGTGGACCCGGAGCCGTGCTCAGCCACGCCAGCGCCGCGCTGTGGTGGGGGCTGCGCGACTCACGGGCCCGGGTCGTCGACGTCACGGTGGCCTCCGACGCGGGACGGCGACGCCGGCGCGGGACGCTGCGCATCCACCGCCGCGCGGCGCTGCGGCCGGAGGAGGTCACGACGCACCGCGACATCCCCATCACCACGCCCGCCCGCACCCTGCTCGACCTCGCCTCGGTGACCGACCGCCGCCCGATGGAGCGGGCGATGGACGAGGCCGAGGTGCTCGGGCTCTTCGACCGCCACGCGCTCGAGGCGGTCCTCGCCGCCCATCCGAGCGCGCCCGGTGCTCGGCTGTTCGCCGCGGTCCTGGCCGGGCACGCGGCCGGTTCCACGCTCACTCGGACGGATCTCGAGGAGCTGTTCCTCGCCTTCTGCGACGAGCGCGGTCTCGACCGGCCGGTCGTCAACGGGATCATGGCCGGCCTCGAGCTCGACTTCTTCTGGCCGGCGCAACGCCTCGGCGTCGAGGTCGACGGCTACGCGTTCCACCGGACCCGCTCCGCGTTCGAGCGCGACCGCGAACGGGACGCCATCCTCACCGCCGCGGGCGTGCGCGTGCTGCGGTTCACCGACCGCCAGATCAAGACGCGGCCGGCCGAGGTGCTTCGCGCGATCGCGACAGCGCGCGATGAGCAGGCGATCCTGTCGCGAACACGGCGTCAGGCGCCGTGA
- a CDS encoding LuxR C-terminal-related transcriptional regulator: protein MTVGAIAALEPSLGSDRFAETLARLDELGPPSELLERAPAEAAAALDLDRIVLSRVDNGRLTAQSLHAPAWQYSAEDALIALRAASASIDYPSVEGEVLRRRRPQLVRVAEGDPVERRAYADVMGWREYVVAPIMLEGRVIGFFHGDRHAGNRALDEQDAANMGTFALCFAIVYERAILRTRLRIQRQEMRQIASWAASRTSELTDRAIALGPDDFEAAGGSTAAGTGTAGRGDGTGESALQELLTRRELEVLRLMVQGRTNADIAREFVVSQGTVKFHVKNILRKLHAANRAEATSRYLRLTLGQGGPAGS, encoded by the coding sequence ATGACCGTCGGCGCCATCGCCGCCCTCGAGCCGTCGCTCGGCAGCGACCGGTTCGCCGAGACGCTCGCCCGGCTGGACGAGCTGGGGCCGCCGAGCGAGCTGCTCGAGCGCGCGCCGGCCGAGGCGGCTGCGGCGCTCGACCTCGACCGGATCGTGCTCAGCCGGGTCGACAACGGCCGGCTGACCGCCCAGTCGCTTCATGCGCCGGCGTGGCAGTACTCGGCCGAGGACGCGCTGATCGCGCTGCGCGCCGCGTCGGCGTCGATCGACTACCCGAGCGTGGAGGGCGAGGTGCTGCGGCGCCGGCGCCCCCAGCTGGTCCGGGTGGCCGAGGGCGACCCGGTCGAGCGGCGCGCGTACGCCGACGTCATGGGCTGGCGCGAGTATGTCGTCGCGCCGATCATGCTCGAGGGCCGCGTCATCGGCTTCTTCCACGGCGACCGCCACGCGGGCAACCGCGCGCTCGACGAGCAGGACGCCGCGAACATGGGCACCTTCGCGCTCTGCTTCGCGATCGTCTACGAGCGGGCGATCCTGCGCACGCGGCTGCGCATCCAGCGCCAGGAGATGCGCCAGATCGCGTCGTGGGCGGCAAGCCGGACGAGCGAGCTCACCGACCGCGCGATCGCGCTCGGGCCCGACGACTTCGAGGCGGCGGGCGGCTCGACGGCCGCAGGGACCGGCACGGCGGGCCGGGGCGACGGCACGGGCGAGTCGGCGCTGCAGGAGCTGCTCACGCGCCGCGAGCTCGAGGTGCTGCGGCTCATGGTCCAGGGCCGTACGAACGCCGACATCGCGCGGGAGTTCGTCGTCTCGCAGGGCACCGTGAAGTTCCATGTGAAGAACATCCTGCGCAAGCTGCACGCGGCCAACCGGGCGGAGGCGACGTCGCGGTATCTGCGGCTGACCCTGGGCCAGGGCGGTCCGGCCGGGTCGTGA
- a CDS encoding homocysteine S-methyltransferase family protein, whose protein sequence is MDTTSTPAGAQLVRDALARQRCVVLDGGIATQLEHKHGQEDERLWGMEALASSPAEVLDVHRSYVAAGADVVTTNTWGLATALAGDAHIWDEQREPVHWMEIARRGIRLVRQAIADHGREDDCAVAFALNGDIDRPGAGVTAPLLERAFGDAPPDLILAETLSLVRPSLFGVVEQLVETGPPVWLSFRRCRHGLCGVYGQHWGGPEGDAFGRAARRFEELGVQALLINCIPPDHVDGMISYLRDFTDLPLGVYPNLGYLTNAGWRFSGEVGGEQFAEMALRWREEGADIVGGCCGTGPEHIAAARTALRDAPRGHRRRGAAGADDAAIALARPPRRSSPWLDRSRRPVSPLPLPEIARHRGVARSIPGTYLTWRYLYDENVGAHQRCLDVGSGVGLQTVQLALNGATHVHALDVDGRAVANTLDNAFRNGVADRVTGATADLYPWIPDARYEVIVATLPQSPTEPTDPSSHRPIDYWGRGLVDQVISKLPQALAPEGVALVTVTSILSQSRTDELLEAHGLEAEVVAWELTDRPAAYDSNREHIEHVIELSDAPHLRLADEDVLATYLLEIRHVQAEDDREQPPWKAYR, encoded by the coding sequence GTGGACACCACGAGCACGCCTGCGGGCGCGCAGCTGGTCCGCGACGCGCTCGCCCGGCAGCGCTGCGTGGTGCTCGACGGCGGGATCGCCACCCAGCTCGAGCACAAGCACGGCCAGGAGGACGAGCGGCTGTGGGGGATGGAGGCGCTCGCCTCGAGCCCGGCGGAGGTGCTCGACGTCCACCGCAGCTACGTCGCGGCCGGCGCCGACGTCGTCACGACGAACACGTGGGGCCTCGCGACGGCGCTCGCCGGCGACGCCCACATCTGGGACGAGCAGCGCGAGCCGGTGCACTGGATGGAGATCGCGCGCCGCGGCATCCGCCTCGTGCGCCAGGCGATCGCCGACCACGGGCGCGAGGACGACTGCGCGGTTGCGTTCGCACTCAACGGTGACATCGACCGCCCCGGCGCCGGGGTCACCGCGCCGCTGCTCGAGCGCGCGTTCGGCGACGCGCCGCCCGACTTGATCCTGGCCGAGACGCTCTCGCTCGTACGCCCTTCGCTGTTCGGGGTCGTCGAGCAGCTCGTCGAGACCGGCCCGCCCGTGTGGCTGTCGTTCAGGCGCTGCCGCCACGGGCTGTGCGGCGTCTACGGCCAGCACTGGGGCGGGCCCGAGGGCGACGCGTTCGGGCGCGCCGCGCGGCGCTTCGAGGAGCTCGGGGTGCAGGCGCTGCTCATCAACTGCATCCCGCCCGACCACGTCGACGGGATGATCTCCTATCTGCGCGACTTCACCGACCTGCCGCTCGGCGTCTACCCGAACCTGGGCTATCTGACAAACGCCGGCTGGCGCTTCTCGGGCGAGGTCGGCGGCGAGCAGTTCGCGGAGATGGCGCTGCGCTGGCGCGAGGAGGGTGCGGACATCGTGGGCGGCTGCTGCGGCACGGGGCCCGAGCACATCGCCGCGGCGCGGACGGCGCTGCGCGACGCGCCGCGCGGCCACCGCCGCCGGGGCGCCGCCGGTGCCGACGACGCCGCCATCGCGCTCGCCCGCCCGCCGCGCCGCTCGTCGCCGTGGCTCGACCGCAGCCGGCGTCCCGTCTCGCCGCTGCCGCTGCCGGAGATCGCGCGTCACCGCGGGGTGGCGCGGTCGATCCCCGGCACGTACCTGACCTGGCGCTACCTCTACGACGAGAACGTCGGCGCGCACCAGCGCTGCCTCGACGTCGGCAGCGGCGTCGGGCTGCAGACGGTGCAGCTCGCGCTCAACGGCGCGACGCACGTCCATGCCCTCGACGTCGACGGGCGCGCCGTCGCGAACACGCTCGACAACGCGTTTCGCAACGGCGTGGCCGACCGGGTGACGGGGGCCACGGCGGACCTCTATCCGTGGATCCCGGATGCGCGCTACGAGGTGATCGTCGCGACGCTGCCGCAGAGCCCGACCGAGCCGACCGACCCGTCCTCGCACCGGCCGATCGACTACTGGGGCCGCGGGCTCGTCGATCAGGTGATCTCGAAGCTGCCGCAGGCGCTGGCACCGGAAGGCGTCGCGCTCGTCACGGTCACGTCGATCCTGTCGCAATCGCGCACCGACGAGCTGCTCGAGGCCCACGGCCTCGAGGCCGAGGTCGTCGCGTGGGAGCTGACCGACCGTCCCGCCGCCTACGACTCCAACCGCGAGCACATCGAGCACGTCATCGAGCTCAGCGACGCGCCGCATCTGCGTCTCGCCGACGAGGACGTGCTCGCCACCTACCTCCTCGAGATCCGCCATGTGCAGGCGGAGGACGACCGGGAGCAGCCGCCATGGAAGGCCTACCGATGA
- a CDS encoding methylenetetrahydrofolate reductase C-terminal domain-containing protein, protein MRRDGRTGAREPEPVAPTDAEPSLRRLLTETGRFITAVELVTSRGLITESKPQRVLELARELARHPRIDVLSMTDNPAGNAMLAADTLGTDLISRGQEVIIHLACKDWNRNAIQSRAWKLASEGFHNILALSGDAPSGGYRGVASPVFDIDSVGLLQMYTDMNAGTVLHGRTEAEVQRTQFFLGTVVTNHKANENEVIPQLLKLRKKVSSGARFVINQIGYNARKDHELLRWMRAEGLDVPVLANVFVLSPGAARAFNAGRVPGVAVSDELAAIVAREAASADGGRAFFHDLAARQVAIARGLGFRGAYLGGHLDAADYLAILDAADAYAGGWRDVARDIGFEVPGEWYLYERDAQTGLASAELSRDYVASRKRAARRPRGRGAPGRYKLSRALHNAAFADDAPLHEPARRLYERVERAPKVVGRALHAAEQAAKVPMFGCRDCGDCSLPDIAYLCPESQCAKNQRNGPCGGTREDSKCEVGEKTCIWALAYDRLKAYGEETTMLDGPVVVKDNALAHTSAWANTFLGRDHHAHPPGAIPPG, encoded by the coding sequence ATGAGGCGCGACGGCCGCACCGGGGCCCGCGAGCCGGAGCCGGTGGCGCCGACCGACGCCGAGCCGTCCCTGCGCCGGCTGCTCACCGAGACCGGCCGGTTCATCACCGCGGTGGAGCTGGTGACCAGCCGCGGGCTGATCACCGAGAGCAAGCCGCAGCGGGTGCTCGAGCTCGCGCGCGAGCTGGCGCGCCACCCGCGCATCGACGTGCTGTCGATGACCGACAACCCGGCGGGCAACGCGATGCTCGCCGCGGACACGCTCGGCACCGACCTGATCTCCCGCGGCCAGGAGGTGATCATCCACCTGGCCTGCAAGGACTGGAACCGCAACGCGATCCAGAGTCGGGCGTGGAAGCTCGCGTCGGAGGGCTTCCACAACATCCTCGCGCTGTCCGGAGACGCGCCGAGCGGCGGCTACCGCGGCGTGGCGTCGCCCGTGTTCGACATCGACTCGGTCGGCCTGCTGCAGATGTACACCGACATGAACGCTGGGACGGTGTTGCACGGGCGCACCGAGGCGGAGGTGCAGCGCACGCAGTTCTTCCTCGGCACGGTCGTGACGAACCACAAGGCCAACGAGAACGAGGTCATTCCGCAGCTGCTCAAGCTGCGCAAGAAGGTCTCCAGCGGCGCCCGGTTCGTCATCAACCAGATCGGCTACAACGCCCGCAAGGACCACGAGCTGCTTCGGTGGATGCGCGCCGAGGGCCTCGACGTGCCGGTGCTCGCCAACGTGTTCGTGCTGTCGCCAGGCGCGGCGCGTGCGTTCAACGCCGGCCGGGTGCCCGGCGTGGCGGTGTCCGACGAGCTGGCGGCGATCGTGGCGCGCGAGGCGGCGTCGGCCGACGGCGGCCGGGCGTTCTTCCACGACCTCGCCGCGCGCCAGGTCGCGATCGCCCGGGGGCTCGGCTTCCGCGGCGCGTACCTCGGGGGCCATCTCGACGCCGCCGACTACCTGGCGATCCTCGACGCCGCCGATGCCTACGCCGGCGGGTGGCGCGACGTGGCACGCGACATCGGGTTCGAGGTGCCGGGCGAGTGGTACCTCTACGAGCGCGACGCGCAGACCGGGCTGGCGTCGGCCGAGCTCAGCCGCGACTACGTCGCGTCGCGCAAGCGGGCCGCGCGCCGGCCGCGGGGGCGGGGCGCCCCGGGGCGCTACAAGCTCAGCCGCGCGCTGCACAACGCCGCGTTCGCCGACGACGCGCCGCTGCACGAGCCGGCGCGCAGGCTCTACGAGCGCGTCGAACGGGCGCCGAAGGTCGTGGGGCGCGCGCTGCACGCGGCCGAGCAGGCCGCGAAGGTCCCGATGTTCGGCTGCCGCGACTGCGGCGACTGCTCGCTGCCCGACATCGCCTACCTGTGCCCGGAGTCGCAGTGCGCGAAGAACCAGCGCAACGGCCCGTGCGGCGGGACGCGGGAGGACAGCAAGTGCGAGGTGGGCGAGAAGACGTGCATCTGGGCGCTGGCCTACGACCGCCTGAAGGCCTACGGCGAGGAGACGACGATGCTCGACGGGCCGGTGGTCGTCAAGGACAACGCGCTCGCGCACACGAGCGCGTGGGCGAACACCTTCCTGGGACGCGACCACCACGCGCACCCGCCCGGCGCCATCCCACCCGGATAG